CACGGCAAGACGATCCCGATCAACGGGCCGTTTTTCTGTTATACGCGGCACGAGCCGATCGGCGTTTGTGCGCAGATCATCCCGTGGAACTTTCCGCTGCTGATGCAGGCGTGGAAGTGGGGACCGGCGCTGGCGACGGGCAACACGGTCATTCTCAAGCCGGCCGAGCAGACGCCGCTGACGGCGCTTTATGTCGGGCAGCTTGCGCTTGAGGCGGGCTTTCCGCCGGGCGTCATCAACATCATCCCCGGCATGGGCCCGACGGCAGGCGGCGCGATGGCCCGGCACATGGACATCGACAAGGTGGCGTTCACCGGCAGCACCGAGGTGGGCAAGCTGATCATGGCGGCTTCGGCGAAGAGCAACCTCAAGCGCGTCGGCCTGGAGCTGGGCGGGAAGAGCCCGAACATCGTTTTCGCGGATGCTGACGCGGATGCGGCGATCCAGGGGGCGTACTTCGCGCTGTTCTTCAACCAGGGGCAGTGCTGCTCCGCCGGATCGCGGCTTTACGTGGAAGAGAAGATTCACGGCGAATTCGTCGAGAAGCTCAAGGGCATCGCCAAGAGCCGGCGCGTGGGCGATCCGTTTGACATGAAGACGCACCAGGGCCCGCAGGTGAGCCGCGAGCAGTTTGACCGGGTGATGAACTACATCGACAGCGGCAACCAGCAGGGCGCCAAGATGGTGGCCGGGGGAAGCCGGGTCGGCGATCGGGGCTTTTTCATCGAGCCGACGGTGTTCGACGGCGTCAACGAAGAAATGACCATCGCGCAGGAGGAGATCTTCGGCCCGGTGCTTTGCGTGATGCCGTTCAAGGACATCGACGAGGTAATCGCCCGGGCGAATCGCTCGGTGTACGGCCTTGCCGCGGCGGTGTGGACGAAGGACATCCAGAAGGCGATGACGATCTCCAACAGCATGCGAGCCGGAACGGTGTGGGTGAACTGCTACAACGTGTTCGACGCGGCGGCGCCTTTCGGCGGATTCAAGCAGTCGGGCATCGGCCGGGAGCTTGGCGAGTATGCGTTGGAGAACTACTGCGAAATCAAGACGGTGACGATGAAGCTGTAGGACGGCCGGCGGCGATCCATTCGGCGCGAACAGTGAGCAAGCATTCTCATTTGAGATGCCCACACGCTCGCTTATTCCGCGCTCTTGTC
This genomic stretch from Planctomycetia bacterium harbors:
- a CDS encoding aldehyde dehydrogenase family protein, with protein sequence MATATAPAPVKSDVKIEYTKCLIDGQWVDAVAGRTFETINPATGDVIAHVAEGDEPDVDKAVKAARKAFESGPWPKMSASQRGNLMYKLADLIEKNKEKLAALETLDNGKPIRDSLNADLPLTVACYRYYAGWADKIHGKTIPINGPFFCYTRHEPIGVCAQIIPWNFPLLMQAWKWGPALATGNTVILKPAEQTPLTALYVGQLALEAGFPPGVINIIPGMGPTAGGAMARHMDIDKVAFTGSTEVGKLIMAASAKSNLKRVGLELGGKSPNIVFADADADAAIQGAYFALFFNQGQCCSAGSRLYVEEKIHGEFVEKLKGIAKSRRVGDPFDMKTHQGPQVSREQFDRVMNYIDSGNQQGAKMVAGGSRVGDRGFFIEPTVFDGVNEEMTIAQEEIFGPVLCVMPFKDIDEVIARANRSVYGLAAAVWTKDIQKAMTISNSMRAGTVWVNCYNVFDAAAPFGGFKQSGIGRELGEYALENYCEIKTVTMKL